The Pseudomonas sp. LFM046 region TGGCCAAGTTCGACAGCGAGGATGACGCCGAGCGCCGCCTGCAGCTGCTGATCAACGCCTACGCCCACCGCCAGGACGAGGCCCTGACCCTGGCCAAGGCTCGTCGCGCGGCGGTTACCGACATCGCCCGGACGCTGCGCAACATCCGCAGCGACTACGACAACCTGGAACACCAGCTGGCCCTGTTCAACCGCGAGATCAACAAGCGCCAGGTCTCCAACCTGCAAAGCTTCCGTATCGTCCTCGCGCCGAACAAGGAAGCCCTGCGCCACATCGACCAGATCATCCACAGTGCTGGCCAGTACGAGGAAGGCGAGACCCTGTCGGTCTTCGACCTGACCAACTCCAGCGACCAGGATGCGAAGAACGAGGAAGCCAAGGAGTACCTGGCTCGCCTGGTGGCCGCCAACGGCAACCAGCTGGGCCTGAAGGACCTGTTCGAGCTGGCCTTCGAGATCACCAAGGTGCACGGCCAGCCGGTCATCCACACGGACATCGATGGCGCCGCCTCCAACGGCACCACGATGACCATCAAGGCGCTGACCAACATGTACCTGCTCCTGCACCTGATGGACCGCGAGCAGGCCGGCCGCATCCGCCTGCCCTACTACCTCGACGAGGCGGCGGACATCGACGAGCGCAACCAGCAGGCGCTGATCGAGACCAGCCAGCAGTTGGGCTTCACGCCTATCCTGGCGTCGGTGAAGCCGCAGGTGTCGGCCAACGTCGCCATCGACCTGGAAGGCGGCAGCGGCCCCAACGGCATCTACATCGACGAAGCGGACTGGAAGTTCATCAAGCGCCGCGAGGTGGCCAAGGCCACTCAGGACGCAGAGGACGAGGCGGTCGAACCCGCCTGATCCTTTCCCCGGAAAAGCAAAAGGGCCGCAATCGCGGCCCTTTTGTTTTAGGTGGCGGTCAATTCGCCAGCGGGATCTTCGGCGCCCAGGTCAGCCATTCGTCCTCGGCATCGTCATGGAGGGCGAAGGTCTGGCCGTTCAGGGCAACGTTGCCCATCTGTGCCTCGTTCGGCGTGGCGAAGGAAATGCCGCCTTCCACCATCGTCTCCAGGGAGCCGGTACGGACCTTCACGCCTTCGAACAGGCTGGCGTCCACACCGACACCACTGGAGTGCCAGAAGCGGCTGCCGCTGTGCACCAGGGGCGCGTAGCGCGGCTCGATGAGCACGTGGATGAACACGCGGTCAGCGGTGTTGCCCAGTTCATAGGACAGCACCTTGCCCACCGGTACCTCGCGGTAGCTGACGATCACGCCGGGCTTGATGGAGCCACGACGCGGCGCGCTGAGGGTAATGTGCAGCCCTGCCTGACGCAGGAGCGGGTCCGGCGCCTGGGTCAGCACCGTGAAGCGGGTCTGCGCCTTGCCGGGTTTGTCGGCGGGCTCCACTTCCAGGTACGGGCCGCTGACCAAGGTGTCCAGGTTGGCCGTGCGCAGCAGGCCGAGCTCCGGCCCCACGACCCAGAACTGGCTACCGGCGCGGGCGATGCGATCCGCCGCTTGGGTGATGCGCGCCTTGACCAGCACGCCGGACAGGTCGTTGGCCAGGACCACCGATTCCACCTCACCGACATCGATGCCCTTGAAGCGGATCGGCGTGCCTTCCTTGACGCCCGCGGCCTGGGGAATGGCGATCTCGACCAGGGTGCCCTTGGCGATGGCCTGGGACTCGTCGTCGTACAGGGTGAAGCGACGCGGCCGGGTCACCGGCTTGGCCTTGGGATCGGGGGTGCTGAAGGTGATGCCGCCGGCCAGCAGGGTCTGCAGGGATTCGCTCTTCACTTCGACGCCCGACAGCCCACCCTTGAGGGTCACGCCGCTGGAATTCCAGAAGCGGGTGGACTCGTTCACCAGCTTGGCGAACTCCGGCTCGATGTGGACGCCGACCACTACGCGCTGCTGGTCTCGGGAGAGCTGGTAGCTCTGCACGCTGCCCACGCGGATCTGGCGGTAGAGGACGGGGCTGCCGACTTCCAGGGAGCCGAGGCGGTCGCTACTCAGGACAAGGTGCAGTCCGGGAGCGTCGGTGTTCAGCGGCGGTGCCTTGGGCCTCACCTTGAATTCGCGGGTCGGTGTGCCTTCGCGGGCGAAGCGCACGGCGATGTAGTTACCCTTCACCAGGGCTTCGATTCCGGTGATGCCCGCCAGCGAAATCGACGGTTTGACCGTCCAGAACTCGGTGCCGTCGACCAGGAAGTCCTCGGTGCGCGGTTCCATGGTCAGCTCGGCAGTGGCGCCGGTGAAGTCCTTGTCCATGTCCAGTTTCTTCAGGGTGCCGACCTGCACGCCGTTGTACATCACCGGCGTGCTGCCGGGGTTCAGGCCACTGACGTCGTCCATGCGCAGCAGCACGCGCAGGCCGGCCTCGGCCGCTTCGAAGCCGTCATACAGCCGGAACGGGATGCTCGGGTCGGTGGGCGGGCTGTCCTGGCGGTGCTCCGGGGTGGCGAAGGCGATGCCACCGGCCATGATGCTGAGCATCGACTCGGTGCGAATCTTCACCCCGGAGAAGTCGGCCATGACGTTCAGACCACTGGCGTTCCAGAAGCGCGTGTGTTTGCGCACGAGGTGAGCATAGGGCTGCTCGATGTGCACCTTGATCTCGACGGTGCGCTGGTCCTCGGCCAGCCGATAGCTCTTCACCTGGCCGACCTGGATCTGCCGGTAATACACGGGGCTGCCCTGTTCCAGGGAGCCGAGGCGCTCGGCCTTGAGGGTCAGGTGCAGGCCGGGCAGCGAGTCGGACAGCGGCGGCGGCTCCGGCAGGGCAACGTAATTCCGCTCGCGCTCGCCCTTCACCGGGTCGATCGCGATATAGATGCCGGAAACCAGGGTTTCGAGGCCGGTCACCCCGGCGAGGGACACCCGCGGGCGCACCAGCCAGAAGCGGGTTTCCTTGCTGAGGTAGGGCTCGGCTTCCTTGAGCACTTCTACGGTGGCGATCACGCCCTTGATGTCCTGGCTGATGTGCAGGTCGGTGACCTTGCCCACCTGGATGCCCTTGTACATCAGCAGGGTCTTGCCCACCGTGATGCCATCACCGTTCTCGAAGCGGATCTGGATCTCGATCCCGGCTTCGCTCATGGCCTTCCAAGCCAGCCAGCCGCCGATGAGCAAGGCCAGCAGCGGTAATACCCAGATGGCGGACCAACTGGTGGTTTTCTTGGTTTTCGGCGTTGGCAACTCAGGCATTCTCGTCGTCCATATCGGTGTTGTCCCAGATCAGCCTGGGGTCGAAAGTCACTGCTGCGATCATGGTGATGCACACAACGCTAGCAAAGGCCGCCGCCCCCAGGTTGGCTTCGATGCTGGCCAGGTTGCCGAAGTTCACCAGCGCCACAAGGATGGCGATGACGAAGATATCCAGCATGGACCAGCGACCGATCCATTCGATGAAGCGGTACATCAGAATTCGTTGCTTGGGCGACATGGGCAGCCGTCGCTGCACTGAGTAAAGCAGCAATGCGATGCCGACCAGCTTGAAGGTGGGCACCAGGATGCTGGCCACGAAGACCACCAGGGCAATGGGCACCATCTCGGCGTGGATCAGCTCGATCACGCCGCCCATGATGGTGGAGGGCGCGCCGTTGCCGAGGAAGTTCACGGTCATGATCGGCAGCACGTTGGCCGGTATGTAGAGGATCGCGGCGGTGATCAGCAGAGCCCAGGTGCGGGCGAGGCTGTTGGGGCGGCGCGGGTGGAGCGTGGCACCGCAGCGGCGGCAGTTGCCGTAGGTCTCGTCCGACTCCGGGCGATTCAATTCATGGCATTCGTCGCAGACGATGATGCCGGCATCAATGGCGCGCATGGGATTGTCCTTCGGGGTCCAGGGCATCCCAGACCTGGTGCGGCGACATGGTCACCTCCAGCCAGACCTGGGACAGCAGCAGCCCCACAAAGCAGACGAGGCCAACGCCGAGGTGGAGGTCGGCCATGCCGATCAGCTTGACGATGGAAACCAGGATGCCCATGAGGTAGACCTCGAGCATTCCCCACTCCCGCAGGTGGTGGTACAGGCGATAGAGCTTCACACCCGTGCCCAGCGCCCAGCGGGTATTGATACAGACCAGGACCGCCAGTTGGCAGAGCAGCTTGATCAGGGGAATGATCATGCTGCACAGGAGGACCAGCGCGGCCACCCCTTCCATCCCGTTGTTGTAGAGGCCGACTACGCCGCTCCAGACGGTGTCCTGGGTCGTATGCCCAAGCATGTTGAGCTTCATGATGGGCAGGAAGTTGGCCGGGACGAACAGCAGCAGCGCGGTGAACACCAGAGCCAGGGCACGTCGCTCCATCTGCGAGCGGTGCACCACCAGTTCATAGCCGCAGCGGGGGCAACAGGCTTTCTGCTCTTCGCCCACGTCGGGGCGACGCATCAGCAGGTCGCACTCGTGGCAGGCAATCAGCGCATGCAGGGGAAGTTCGGACAGCGGACGTTCATCAGCCTGTTCAGGCATGGCGGCAAGGCTCTCAGGGTAACGCGGCTATTCTAGACGAGCGGCGCCATGCGGTCGCGATCCAAGCGTTTCCGCAAACTACCGCCCTCTCAGTTCCTTTATGTGAAGAGCGACAACCTTCCCCACGTCACGCCCACTTTCCCGCGCGCAAAGACAAACCCCCGACACGCCGTGGCGTATCGGGGGTTTGGGATAGAAGCTTGACGATGACCTACTCTCACATGGAGAAGCTCCACACTACCATCGGCGATGCGTCGTTTCACTGCTGAGTTCGGGATGGGATCAGGTGGTTCCAACGCTCTATAGTCGTCAAGCAATTCGGTAGGGGCCTCGTCGCAGGACGCGACCCCGAATCAGGTATGTGACAAGTTTGGCTTTTGCGGTTCTGGCAAATTTTCGGTCTATATCGACTTCACCACCACACGCAACAATCACCAGATTGTTTGGGTGTTATATGGTCAAGCCTCACGGGCAATTAGTATTGGTTAGCTCAACGCCTCACAGCGCTTACACACNTTCAGTTCAATACTGCTTGGGTTTTGAGAAAACCCTAAACTTGGCTCAGCAATCGCAAATAAACTCTCGAATTCACGAGTGTTACTTGTGATGCTGATAATCAGTTGACTATCAGTCTTACCTCACAAGCACCCACACGAATTGCTTGATTCAGTTGTTAAAGAGCGTTTCGATCAAGTCTTTCGTCTCAACCGAGGCCGCGCATTCTACGCTAGCCGTTCTTGCTGTCAAGCTGTTTTTTCGAAATTTTCGTTTCTACTCAACCGCTTGCGCTTCCGATCCGATTCACTCTTCTCGTCAGCGGGAGGCGCATTCTACAGCGTTCAAACTCGCTGTCAACCGCCTCTTTTCGACTTCGTTCGCCTTGGACGAACTGGTTGAAGCCGAACCTTCCAGCACTTTCGTCATCAACTTAACTCGTTGATTATCAAGGAGTTTTGCTTGGCGACTGCGCCGGAAGTGGGGCGCATTATAGGGATGCAAAATCTGCCGTCAACACTTAATTGAAATCTTTTTGTCATCCCGCCTGAGGGCCGCGATAGCCCTTGGCAGGAAGCGCTCGACCGGCGGGACCCGCAGGAGCATCAGCAAAGCACCGGTCAGAGCGTAACCAGACCACTCCGCCATATCTGCCCGTACCACCCAAAGCATATGGAGCAATGCGATGGCCAGAATCGCGTAGACCAATCGATGCAGCTGCTTCCAACGCTTCCCAAGACGCCGAATGCTGAATCGGTTGGAGGTGACGGCCAGCGCCAGCAGACCGCTGAACCCTAGAGCCCCG contains the following coding sequences:
- a CDS encoding paraquat-inducible protein A, with product MPEQADERPLSELPLHALIACHECDLLMRRPDVGEEQKACCPRCGYELVVHRSQMERRALALVFTALLLFVPANFLPIMKLNMLGHTTQDTVWSGVVGLYNNGMEGVAALVLLCSMIIPLIKLLCQLAVLVCINTRWALGTGVKLYRLYHHLREWGMLEVYLMGILVSIVKLIGMADLHLGVGLVCFVGLLLSQVWLEVTMSPHQVWDALDPEGQSHARH
- a CDS encoding MlaD family protein, producing the protein MPELPTPKTKKTTSWSAIWVLPLLALLIGGWLAWKAMSEAGIEIQIRFENGDGITVGKTLLMYKGIQVGKVTDLHISQDIKGVIATVEVLKEAEPYLSKETRFWLVRPRVSLAGVTGLETLVSGIYIAIDPVKGERERNYVALPEPPPLSDSLPGLHLTLKAERLGSLEQGSPVYYRQIQVGQVKSYRLAEDQRTVEIKVHIEQPYAHLVRKHTRFWNASGLNVMADFSGVKIRTESMLSIMAGGIAFATPEHRQDSPPTDPSIPFRLYDGFEAAEAGLRVLLRMDDVSGLNPGSTPVMYNGVQVGTLKKLDMDKDFTGATAELTMEPRTEDFLVDGTEFWTVKPSISLAGITGIEALVKGNYIAVRFAREGTPTREFKVRPKAPPLNTDAPGLHLVLSSDRLGSLEVGSPVLYRQIRVGSVQSYQLSRDQQRVVVGVHIEPEFAKLVNESTRFWNSSGVTLKGGLSGVEVKSESLQTLLAGGITFSTPDPKAKPVTRPRRFTLYDDESQAIAKGTLVEIAIPQAAGVKEGTPIRFKGIDVGEVESVVLANDLSGVLVKARITQAADRIARAGSQFWVVGPELGLLRTANLDTLVSGPYLEVEPADKPGKAQTRFTVLTQAPDPLLRQAGLHITLSAPRRGSIKPGVIVSYREVPVGKVLSYELGNTADRVFIHVLIEPRYAPLVHSGSRFWHSSGVGVDASLFEGVKVRTGSLETMVEGGISFATPNEAQMGNVALNGQTFALHDDAEDEWLTWAPKIPLAN
- a CDS encoding paraquat-inducible protein A, producing the protein MRAIDAGIIVCDECHELNRPESDETYGNCRRCGATLHPRRPNSLARTWALLITAAILYIPANVLPIMTVNFLGNGAPSTIMGGVIELIHAEMVPIALVVFVASILVPTFKLVGIALLLYSVQRRLPMSPKQRILMYRFIEWIGRWSMLDIFVIAILVALVNFGNLASIEANLGAAAFASVVCITMIAAVTFDPRLIWDNTDMDDENA